A genomic region of Methanothermobacter thermautotrophicus str. Delta H contains the following coding sequences:
- a CDS encoding CDP-2,3-bis-(O-geranylgeranyl)-sn-glycerol synthase, translating to MNTDIINIIDVLYVIYFMLPAYMANISGLVFGGGKPLDMGITLADGRRLIGDGVTWRGTAAGTFVGLVVGIIQGLLSGSIIIGVITGLLLGFGALMGDAAGSFIKRRLKIDRGRPAPILDQLDFVFGALILVSPIVVLPIDYIILIMLITLVLHLSANIIAYLLGMKDVWY from the coding sequence GTGAATACTGATATTATCAATATTATAGATGTTCTCTATGTAATATACTTTATGTTACCCGCATATATGGCAAATATAAGTGGTCTCGTCTTTGGTGGGGGTAAGCCCCTTGATATGGGGATAACCCTCGCTGATGGGCGGCGCCTCATAGGTGATGGTGTGACCTGGAGGGGTACCGCTGCTGGTACCTTCGTCGGTTTGGTGGTGGGAATAATTCAGGGCCTACTTTCAGGTTCAATAATAATTGGCGTCATTACAGGGCTCCTTCTCGGATTCGGAGCCCTTATGGGTGATGCTGCAGGCAGTTTCATCAAAAGAAGGCTTAAGATAGATAGAGGGAGGCCTGCGCCAATCCTCGACCAGCTCGATTTCGTTTTCGGAGCCCTGATACTGGTATCCCCAATTGTTGTGCTGCCCATTGATTACATAATCCTCATAATGCTCATTACACTGGTTCTTCATCTTTCAGCCAACATAATCGCCTACCTCCTAGGTATGAAGGATGTCTGGTACTGA
- a CDS encoding protein-L-isoaspartate O-methyltransferase encodes MMDERRRMVQDLMERGYIKSEAVRRAMERVPREEFVPEDEMHRAYMDMPLPIGEGQTISAPHMVAMIAEILDLEPGMKVLEIGTGCGYNAAVIAEIIGPEGHLYTVERIGILYERARKKLRSLGYDNITVIHGDGSQGFADEAPYSRIYVTAAAPYIPDPLMKQLEIGGKLLIPVGSDKFYQELVLIERTSADDYRSRNLGGVAFVPLIGKHGWKFH; translated from the coding sequence ATGATGGATGAGAGAAGGAGAATGGTTCAGGACCTCATGGAGAGGGGATACATAAAATCTGAGGCCGTCAGGAGGGCCATGGAGAGGGTGCCCAGGGAGGAGTTTGTCCCTGAGGATGAGATGCACAGGGCCTACATGGACATGCCGCTCCCCATAGGTGAGGGTCAGACCATATCGGCACCCCACATGGTTGCCATGATAGCTGAGATCCTTGACCTGGAACCCGGGATGAAGGTCCTTGAGATAGGTACCGGCTGCGGCTACAATGCAGCTGTTATAGCTGAAATCATAGGACCCGAGGGACACCTCTACACCGTTGAAAGGATAGGAATCCTCTATGAAAGGGCCCGCAAAAAACTCAGAAGCCTCGGATACGATAACATAACGGTCATACACGGCGATGGCAGCCAGGGATTCGCTGATGAGGCACCCTACAGCAGGATATACGTGACTGCAGCGGCACCATACATCCCGGATCCCCTCATGAAGCAGCTGGAGATAGGGGGAAAACTTTTAATACCTGTGGGTTCTGATAAATTCTATCAGGAACTGGTTCTGATTGAGAGGACCTCCGCCGACGACTACAGGTCCAGAAATCTCGGCGGGGTTGCCTTCGTCCCGCTGATAGGGAAACATGGATGGAAATTCCACTGA
- a CDS encoding hydantoinase/oxoprolinase family protein — translation MKIAGFDIGGANTDMAIIDFGSDGDMKEVRVDFRYLPMWLRKDELAETLLEMVGDDLHELEGVGVCMTAELVDAYPSKAAGVADIIDRVEGAFDVPVAYVSLSGMVDASEALADPMNIAAANWVATSQIASAMSSDCIMVDVGSTTTDIIPVKDGFEAARGRNDLERLSTGELVYTGTLRTNVATIVDRVPLQDKWFRVSSELFAVTADVHRVLGNIGESDYTCSTPDGAGKSVEECMLRIARVLCADLELLSPGDVLDVAEYIYHQQILKIAEGIAEVSEREGLEEVVTTGLGMKILAQRAAEVLELECRTMDEFLTEEECVVAPAVGTALLMEDYLQAQGL, via the coding sequence ATGAAGATTGCAGGATTTGATATTGGAGGAGCAAACACCGACATGGCCATAATAGACTTTGGCTCTGATGGAGACATGAAGGAGGTGAGGGTTGATTTCAGGTACCTCCCGATGTGGCTCAGAAAGGACGAACTTGCAGAGACACTCCTTGAGATGGTGGGCGATGACCTTCATGAACTGGAGGGTGTGGGGGTATGCATGACAGCTGAACTGGTGGACGCATACCCCAGCAAGGCTGCCGGTGTTGCTGATATAATTGACAGGGTGGAGGGGGCCTTTGATGTTCCAGTTGCATACGTGAGTCTCTCAGGGATGGTCGATGCATCAGAGGCCCTCGCAGACCCCATGAACATAGCAGCAGCCAACTGGGTTGCAACATCCCAGATAGCATCTGCAATGAGCAGTGACTGCATAATGGTTGATGTTGGAAGTACCACAACAGATATAATCCCTGTAAAGGACGGCTTCGAGGCTGCAAGGGGTAGAAATGACCTTGAAAGGCTTTCAACAGGTGAACTGGTATACACAGGGACACTCCGGACCAACGTGGCCACCATAGTTGACAGGGTGCCCCTCCAGGATAAATGGTTCAGGGTTTCATCTGAACTCTTCGCAGTCACCGCAGACGTCCACAGGGTACTGGGGAACATCGGGGAATCAGATTACACATGCAGCACACCCGATGGGGCCGGGAAATCGGTGGAGGAGTGCATGCTGAGGATAGCCCGGGTTCTATGCGCTGACCTTGAACTCCTCAGCCCGGGCGACGTGCTTGACGTTGCAGAGTACATCTACCACCAGCAGATCCTAAAGATAGCTGAGGGGATAGCCGAGGTTTCAGAGCGTGAGGGCCTCGAGGAGGTTGTTACAACGGGTCTCGGGATGAAGATACTGGCACAGAGGGCTGCAGAGGTCCTTGAACTGGAATGCAGGACCATGGATGAATTCTTAACTGAGGAGGAGTGTGTGGTGGCACCTGCAGTGGGCACAGCACTCCTCATGGAGGACTATCTCCAGGCCCAGGGCTTATGA
- the hacB gene encoding homoaconitase small subunit, whose translation MEGIIRGRVWRFGDNVDTDMIIPGRYLRTFSLDELASHVMEGARPEFASQVRKGDIIVAGRNFGCGSSREQAPVALKHAGVVAIIAESFARIFYRNAINIGLPVIMAKVDADDGDEVSIDLRSGQIRNLTAGSEYRMKPFNDYMLSILEDGGLVNHYLKTIDTGISGDEG comes from the coding sequence ATGGAAGGAATCATAAGGGGAAGAGTATGGAGATTCGGTGACAACGTGGATACAGATATGATTATACCGGGCCGTTACCTGAGGACCTTCAGCCTGGATGAACTGGCGTCCCATGTGATGGAGGGTGCAAGACCCGAATTCGCCTCTCAGGTCAGGAAGGGAGACATTATCGTCGCCGGACGCAACTTCGGCTGCGGATCATCAAGGGAACAGGCCCCCGTCGCCCTGAAACATGCAGGTGTGGTCGCAATAATAGCCGAATCCTTTGCAAGGATATTCTACAGAAACGCCATAAACATAGGGTTGCCTGTTATAATGGCGAAGGTCGATGCTGATGACGGGGATGAAGTATCCATCGATCTGAGAAGCGGCCAGATCCGGAACCTCACAGCAGGCAGCGAATACAGGATGAAACCCTTCAATGATTACATGCTATCAATCCTCGAGGACGGCGGACTCGTGAACCACTACCTCAAAACAATCGATACTGGCATATCAGGAGATGAGGGGTAG
- the tes gene encoding tetraether lipid synthase Tes, producing MVIKKTRSLCPECLRPVDAEVFEDEGRVLIRKECPEHGKFENVYWSNSKIYHKAEEYDEEGEGLLNPQTDPLKGCPMDCGLCPEHESHTVLGLIDVTNRCNLKCPICFANAAVSNYIYEPTYEEIREMLRNLRRNRPVPTPAIQYAGGEPTVRKDIVDLVKLAREEGFTHVQIATNGVRLARKPELAAELREAGLNTVYLQFDGVTEEPYITSRGKNLLPIKLQAIENCRKVGLGIVLVPTLVRGLNDNQVGDIIRFAIDNIDIIRGVNFQPVSFAGRTPADRVEEQRITIPDFQKLVEAQTGSEISMDDFYPASSVRPISDFVAAIEGEPQVTFTCHQHCGTATYIFLEDDKIIPITRFIDVDRFFEVLEKGKDEIEEGGIAAKARVIARSAIELPKTLDKSEAPESVDIKRILTSIFKERSYTALGEFHYNTLLISCMHFMDPWNFDIDRVRRCVIHYALPDGRIVPFCTMNSIHRADVERHFAKPLNESKD from the coding sequence GTGGTAATAAAAAAAACCAGGAGTCTTTGCCCTGAATGCCTCAGACCGGTTGATGCGGAGGTCTTTGAGGACGAGGGCAGGGTTCTAATAAGAAAGGAATGCCCGGAACATGGAAAATTTGAAAATGTTTACTGGAGCAATTCCAAGATCTACCATAAGGCGGAAGAGTATGATGAGGAAGGTGAGGGTCTCCTGAATCCACAGACAGACCCACTGAAGGGATGTCCAATGGACTGTGGGCTCTGCCCTGAACACGAAAGCCACACTGTTCTTGGTCTTATTGATGTCACCAATCGATGCAATCTTAAATGTCCCATCTGTTTTGCCAATGCAGCAGTGTCCAACTACATCTATGAACCAACCTATGAAGAGATAAGGGAGATGCTGCGAAATCTTCGCAGAAACAGGCCGGTTCCAACACCTGCGATTCAGTATGCAGGGGGTGAGCCCACCGTCAGGAAGGACATAGTCGACCTTGTGAAACTTGCAAGGGAGGAGGGCTTCACCCATGTGCAGATAGCCACCAATGGTGTCAGACTGGCGCGTAAACCTGAACTTGCAGCTGAACTCAGGGAGGCAGGTCTTAACACGGTTTACCTCCAGTTCGATGGTGTCACAGAGGAACCATATATTACATCCAGAGGTAAAAATCTCCTCCCCATAAAACTGCAGGCAATAGAGAACTGTAGAAAGGTTGGTCTTGGCATTGTCCTTGTCCCGACACTGGTGAGGGGGCTGAACGACAACCAGGTTGGGGACATCATAAGATTCGCAATTGACAACATTGACATCATAAGAGGCGTTAACTTCCAGCCGGTCTCCTTCGCAGGAAGAACCCCTGCCGACAGGGTCGAGGAACAGCGCATAACGATACCGGACTTCCAGAAACTGGTGGAAGCACAGACAGGGTCAGAGATATCCATGGATGACTTCTACCCTGCATCATCTGTCCGCCCGATATCTGACTTCGTGGCCGCCATTGAGGGAGAACCCCAGGTAACCTTCACATGCCACCAGCACTGCGGGACAGCAACCTACATATTCCTAGAGGACGATAAAATAATTCCAATAACAAGGTTCATCGATGTCGACAGGTTCTTTGAGGTACTCGAAAAGGGTAAGGATGAAATCGAGGAGGGAGGAATAGCTGCAAAGGCAAGGGTGATTGCAAGATCAGCAATAGAACTCCCGAAAACCCTGGATAAATCAGAGGCCCCGGAATCAGTGGATATAAAGAGAATACTCACATCCATATTCAAGGAGAGGTCCTACACAGCCCTCGGTGAGTTCCACTACAACACCCTCCTTATATCATGCATGCACTTCATGGACCCATGGAACTTTGACATCGACAGGGTCAGGAGGTGCGTCATACACTACGCCCTCCCTGACGGCCGCATAGTCCCCTTCTGCACAATGAATTCGATACACCGGGCAGATGTTGAAAGGCACTTTGCAAAGCCCCTTAATGAATCAAAGGATTAA
- a CDS encoding beta-ribofuranosylaminobenzene 5'-phosphate synthase — MVIELIINTPSRLHLTLIDLNGERGRLDGGVGITLNEPELVVGLEASDDMGVEFTSHAEGKLREEYRSKIMEAARRTLKHIGSDEKFHFTVRSMFPAHSGLGSGTQLSLATARLVAEYHGMKFTARELAHIVGRGGTSGIGVASFEDGGFIVDAGHSSREKSDFLPSSASSASPPPVIARYDFPEEWNIIIAIPEIDRSVSGRREVNIFQEYCPLPLRDVERLSHIILMKMMPAILEGDIEAFGESVNEIQGTGFKRIERELQDPLIDRIIDSMISAGAPGAGMSSFGPAVYSVTDEKPGNVAGAVAEIMGPGRIIVTGGRNRGAFMIK, encoded by the coding sequence GTGGTAATTGAATTGATCATAAACACACCATCCAGACTCCACCTGACCCTCATAGACCTCAACGGTGAGAGGGGCCGCCTTGACGGTGGAGTTGGGATCACACTCAATGAACCCGAACTTGTGGTGGGCCTTGAGGCCTCAGATGATATGGGAGTTGAATTCACCTCTCATGCTGAAGGGAAGCTAAGGGAGGAATACAGGTCAAAGATAATGGAAGCTGCAAGGAGAACCCTCAAGCACATAGGGAGTGATGAAAAGTTTCATTTCACCGTACGAAGCATGTTCCCTGCCCACTCAGGTCTGGGTTCAGGGACCCAGTTGTCCCTTGCAACGGCAAGACTCGTGGCAGAGTACCATGGAATGAAATTCACTGCAAGGGAACTCGCACACATTGTGGGAAGGGGAGGAACCTCAGGTATAGGGGTGGCATCCTTTGAGGATGGAGGATTCATAGTGGATGCAGGCCACAGCAGCAGGGAGAAGTCAGACTTTCTGCCATCATCTGCCTCAAGTGCCTCACCACCACCTGTAATTGCAAGGTATGATTTTCCTGAGGAATGGAACATCATAATAGCCATCCCCGAAATCGATAGATCCGTTTCAGGGAGAAGGGAGGTTAACATATTCCAGGAGTACTGCCCCCTCCCTCTGCGTGATGTTGAGAGGCTCTCCCACATAATACTCATGAAGATGATGCCCGCTATCCTTGAGGGGGATATAGAGGCCTTCGGAGAGTCGGTCAACGAGATACAGGGCACCGGCTTCAAGAGAATCGAAAGGGAACTCCAGGACCCACTCATCGACAGGATAATAGATTCGATGATATCTGCAGGGGCTCCAGGTGCAGGTATGAGTTCCTTTGGACCTGCGGTCTACTCGGTCACCGATGAAAAACCTGGAAATGTGGCTGGAGCCGTGGCCGAGATCATGGGTCCCGGGAGGATAATAGTAACAGGAGGCCGCAACAGGGGAGCCTTCATGATAAAATGA
- a CDS encoding HVO_0476 family zinc finger protein, producing the protein MQCPICGSGSFRVLKSRTDESRSRKIKHLVLECEECGTVFRDSIVIEKPRTHRIVVSEHGKSYRDEVELYPGEELSAGDALTVSGKLVEVTSIELKSGKRVDRATEDDIETVWAVSLEAPARVGVSVDLHGEVYSRKVEIDRDFIFRVGDVLKIGEHVFRIKSMKTGDRMIRRGSAPAHNIKRIYGVPVNMRFTHDLTDRVV; encoded by the coding sequence ATGCAGTGCCCTATCTGTGGATCAGGATCATTCAGGGTCCTGAAGAGCAGGACCGATGAGTCAAGGTCAAGGAAGATAAAGCACCTTGTACTTGAATGCGAGGAATGTGGCACGGTTTTCAGGGACAGCATCGTCATTGAAAAGCCCCGGACCCACAGAATAGTGGTCAGTGAGCACGGGAAATCCTACCGGGATGAGGTGGAACTGTACCCCGGTGAGGAGCTATCTGCAGGAGACGCCCTCACAGTTTCAGGCAAACTGGTTGAGGTGACCTCCATTGAACTCAAAAGCGGTAAGAGGGTTGATAGGGCCACTGAAGACGATATCGAGACGGTATGGGCAGTTTCACTTGAGGCACCTGCACGTGTCGGTGTCTCGGTTGACCTCCATGGTGAGGTCTACTCAAGGAAGGTTGAGATCGACAGGGACTTCATCTTCAGGGTCGGTGACGTCCTGAAAATCGGTGAACACGTCTTCAGGATAAAGAGCATGAAAACGGGGGACAGGATGATAAGGAGGGGCTCAGCACCCGCACACAACATTAAGAGGATCTACGGGGTCCCGGTTAACATGAGATTCACCCATGACCTGACAGACAGGGTGGTGTGA